Proteins from one Actinomycetota bacterium genomic window:
- the pglZ gene encoding BREX-3 system phosphatase PglZ, giving the protein MNSWRDAILSDFVPNVSKLTLVADPDGLLTEEKLALELLGRGFDLIEFSDSVEFRYAYESRYRSIWDRGEHTDLVVILRLQGADLESLPYDLLQAGRKLSFNLGDLFPNLSYPVIEKLDRSLLDSLFEAQRKAPPDRMGDNATKDFILRHVFGIAAELIRGEVELLPALLRLHYGKLQLPLILAERLIQVLKGHDRFKTWPLSEIIPDDEAFFAFLQERWPLFLSRLGSANQVREDSPEYGLKYPGPDSLPLDHQDIRVYIDNLFLEGKLTPVEAKGIEVDAGSWVRSGIATSGVDDDELRISRLFDLVEKELPTAEARYLDWTAFALKWAELSSLVHCGNSTEYQNRLREIGDALNTTFAGWLADHYSSLINLPPNNPAMLHHVPRRLARDIEDSGSGRAALIVVDGLALDQWVTMRQLLQKQDSNLVMRESATFAWIPTLTSVSRQSIFSGKAPLYFPSSINSTNSEEKLWRKFWEGYGLSRLEVVYKRGLGDGDAAGTLDSATHPGKTKVVGLVVDKVDKIMHGMQLGSPGMHNQIKQWCEGGFLAALVGQLLDYGYEVWLTADHGNIQCDGKGRPSEGVIAETRGERVRVYPTPELRAQVAGAFPFAHEWQPIGLPADYFPLVAGGRDAFVNPGDVIVGHGGAAIEEVIVPLVKFERRAR; this is encoded by the coding sequence ATGAATAGTTGGCGAGACGCCATCCTGAGCGATTTTGTACCCAACGTCAGCAAGTTGACCCTGGTCGCAGATCCTGATGGTCTGCTGACCGAGGAGAAGCTGGCATTGGAGCTTCTAGGGCGCGGGTTCGACCTAATTGAGTTTAGTGACTCGGTCGAATTCAGATACGCCTATGAGTCCAGGTACCGCTCGATCTGGGACCGGGGCGAACACACCGATCTGGTGGTGATTCTCAGGTTGCAAGGTGCCGATCTGGAATCCCTGCCATACGATCTGCTCCAGGCGGGCCGGAAACTATCGTTCAACTTGGGGGATCTCTTTCCCAACCTGAGCTATCCGGTCATTGAAAAGCTCGACAGGAGCTTGCTGGATTCGCTTTTTGAGGCTCAGCGCAAGGCGCCACCAGATCGCATGGGCGACAACGCAACCAAGGATTTCATTCTCCGTCATGTGTTCGGCATTGCGGCGGAGCTGATTAGGGGCGAGGTTGAGCTGCTTCCTGCCCTGCTGCGCCTGCACTACGGCAAGCTTCAGCTACCGTTGATACTGGCCGAGCGGCTCATCCAGGTTCTCAAGGGGCATGATAGGTTCAAAACTTGGCCGCTCTCGGAAATCATTCCGGACGATGAAGCCTTCTTCGCCTTTTTGCAGGAACGCTGGCCGCTATTTCTTTCCAGGCTCGGCAGCGCCAATCAGGTGCGGGAAGATTCGCCGGAATATGGCCTCAAGTATCCCGGCCCTGATAGTCTGCCACTCGACCACCAGGACATTAGGGTTTACATCGATAACCTGTTCCTGGAGGGGAAACTTACCCCTGTCGAGGCCAAAGGCATTGAAGTGGATGCCGGGTCCTGGGTTCGAAGCGGCATCGCCACGTCCGGCGTGGACGATGACGAGCTGAGGATCTCCCGCTTGTTTGACCTTGTTGAGAAGGAGCTGCCCACTGCGGAAGCGCGTTACTTGGATTGGACCGCCTTTGCATTGAAATGGGCTGAGCTGTCTTCGCTGGTTCATTGTGGCAATAGCACCGAGTATCAGAATCGCCTCAGAGAAATCGGCGATGCACTGAACACGACCTTTGCCGGCTGGTTGGCTGATCACTACTCCAGTCTGATCAATTTGCCGCCGAACAATCCGGCCATGCTGCACCATGTGCCGCGTCGCCTGGCTCGGGATATCGAGGATTCCGGCAGTGGCCGTGCAGCGCTGATCGTGGTCGATGGTCTGGCCCTGGATCAGTGGGTGACCATGCGCCAGCTTCTGCAAAAGCAGGATTCCAATCTGGTTATGCGCGAATCCGCGACCTTCGCCTGGATTCCGACGCTGACATCGGTATCGCGACAATCGATCTTTTCGGGCAAGGCACCGCTCTATTTCCCGTCATCCATCAATTCGACCAACAGTGAAGAGAAGCTTTGGAGGAAGTTCTGGGAAGGCTATGGCTTGTCTCGGCTGGAGGTTGTCTACAAGCGCGGCCTTGGCGACGGCGATGCTGCCGGCACCCTCGACTCCGCAACCCACCCGGGGAAGACCAAGGTGGTGGGGCTGGTTGTGGACAAGGTCGACAAGATCATGCACGGCATGCAACTCGGCTCGCCCGGGATGCATAACCAGATCAAGCAGTGGTGCGAAGGTGGGTTCCTAGCAGCCCTAGTCGGCCAACTGCTGGATTACGGCTATGAGGTTTGGCTGACGGCCGATCATGGCAACATCCAATGTGACGGCAAAGGCCGCCCATCCGAAGGTGTGATTGCCGAGACTCGCGGCGAGAGGGTTCGTGTCTATCCCACGCCGGAGCTCCGCGCCCAGGTGGCGGGGGCATTTCCATTTGCCCACGAGTGGCAGCCGATTGGATTGCCAGCAGATTATTTCCCACTGGTGGCTGGCGGCCGCGACGCATTCGTGAACCCGGGAGATGTCATCGTAGGTCACGGCGGTGCAGCCATTGAAGAAGTCATCGTGCCCCTTGTGAAGTTTGAAAGGAGAGCACGGTGA